The following coding sequences lie in one Phyllopteryx taeniolatus isolate TA_2022b chromosome 4, UOR_Ptae_1.2, whole genome shotgun sequence genomic window:
- the LOC133477346 gene encoding type-2 ice-structuring protein-like: MLPLSLLLCAIVALATAQNRNHTRSLAAAGCPAGWTQHKNSCFYFDATVLTWVQAEARCQQIGGNLASVVSDDEYAFIQTLTQNPTWLGGSDCQTPGAWFWIDGQQMKWRFWCPLKPDNLLSQCCMQMNAGGDTCWDDVPCSSTLPFVCERTLPGNPIRHRAREHVPRLIPQDDGPIRQDDELMLGAIV, encoded by the exons ATGCTGCCCCTGTCTTTACTTTTGTGTGCCATTGTGGCGCTGGCAACAGCTCAGA ACCGCAACCACACTAGATCGCTGGCAGCAGCCGGTTGTCCAGCTGGCTGGACCCAACACAAGAACAGCTGTTTCTACTTTGATGCGACAGTCTTGACCTGGGTTCAGGCCGAG GCGCGTTGCCAGCAAATCGGAGGGAACCTCGCATCTGTAGTGAGCGATGACGAATATGCATTCATTCAGACGCTGACTCAGAATCCCACGTGGCTCGGAGGCTCAGATTGTCAAACG CCCGGGGCCTGGTTTTGGATCGATGGTCAACAAATGAAGTGGAGATTCTGGTGTCCACTAAAACCAGACAACTTGCTGTCACAGTGCTGCATGCAGATGAATGCTGGCG GGGATACATGCTGGGACGATGTGCCCTGTAGCTCCACCCTTCCGTTTGTGTGCGAGAGGACTCTTCCCGGGAATCCAA tACGTCATCGAGCAAGGGAGCACGTGCCTAGACTGATACCTCAGGATGACGGACCGATACGTCAGGATGACGAACTGATGCTGGGCGCCATTGTTTGA